The following are encoded in a window of Euwallacea fornicatus isolate EFF26 chromosome 21, ASM4011564v1, whole genome shotgun sequence genomic DNA:
- the LOC136345778 gene encoding odorant receptor 4-like codes for MVTFLEYKSKFAPFTPPHRKVSKMFKNNSNIKFFKFNIFVLKTCGLWPSRLNYEYTKSRLLKDSVMILSLLPCFFPILADFIKQLYEKIPNLTEAVENMIALNCLIGMFYMVVCFIRNRKTIMRLMIAIKYFDQYGNQSITRDVDNKANFLSKMFMFYGILGNFVYMAMPQLSVHRCTANRTLEMIEQGIPCGLVVRSLFPFKFDYSPVYQIIFIHQIYTCTMVSVIVLVLTMLLCGFLMHIVNQLQNLRKFVNNLNNLPQEIFLRRLICAINYHIEIIQYSQQTCNAFSTMLLFYISLTSVVLSVLCFEVIMVDDIEDSVRFTLHLLGWLVILLSICYNGQKVIDTSTQISYDVYCLDWFMYSADVQKKIQTVIMRAQKPLVMDAAGMGLVSLPAFLKVLSSAYSFFTLLLKIK; via the exons ATGGTTACCTTTCTAGAATACAAATCCAAGTTCGCTCCATTTACGCCACCTCATAGAAAAGTctcgaaaatgtttaaaaataacagcaatatcaaatttttcaaattcaacatttttgttcTCAAAACCTGCGGCTTATGGCCGAGTAGGCTGAACTACGAATACACCAAAAGCAGATTGCTAAAGGATTCTGTGATGATCTTGTCTTTATTGCCCTGCTTTTTTCCCATTCTAGCCGATTTTATCAAGCAGTTATACG aaaaaatcccAAATTTAACCGAGGCCGTGGAGAATATGATAGCCCTAAATTGCCTTATTGGGATGTTTTATATGGTTGTTTGCTTTATTAGAAACAGGAAAACCATTATGAGACTAATG ATCGCTATAAAGTATTTCGATCAATATGGGAACCAGTCAATCACCAGAGATGTGGACAATAAGGCGAATTTCCTTAGTAAGATGTTCATGTTTTACGGCATTTTGggcaattttgtttatatggCTATGCCCCAGTTGAGCGTCCATAGATGCACCGCCAATAGGACCCTTGAGATGATCGAACAGGGAATTCCCTGCGGACTT GTGGTTCGCAGTCTTTTTCCATTCAAATTCGACTATTCTCCAGtttatcaaataatatttatccATCAAATCTACACTTGCACCATGGTGTCGGTGATAGTACTGGTGCTCACAATGCTGCTCTGTGGTTTCCTGATGCATATCGTCAATCAGCTTCAAAACCTCAGAAAGTTCGTCAACAATCTTAACAATTTACCTCAGGAAATATTTCTGAGGCGCTTGATCTGCGCTATAAACTACCACATCGAAATAATCCA atattCGCAGCAAACATGCAACGCATTCAGCACGATGTtgttattttacatttctttgACCTCAGTAGTGCTGAGCGTCCTCTGCTTTGAAGTGATTATGGTGGATGATATTGAGGATTCCGTGAGGTTCACTCTGCATTTATTAGGCTGGCTGGTGATTTTACTGTCGATTTGTTATAACGGACAGAAAGTTATTGATACC AGTACGCAGATATCTTATGACGTTTACTGTCTCGATTGGTTTATGTATTCTGCAGATGTGCAGAAAAAGATTCAAACTGTGATAATGAGGGCTCAGAAACCTTTGGTGATGGATGCAGCCGGAATGGGGCTTGTGTCCTTGCctgcatttttgaag GTTCTAAGTTCTGCATATTCATTTTTCACTTTGCTGCTGAAGATTAAATAA
- the LOC136345757 gene encoding organic cation transporter protein-like codes for MQNGTTEQPPTKEKDPQQQKDGVPHVDIVQKSIGVLGRWHIWICLAIFLVKFPVAWHQLSIVFVAPRTEFECADPELNKCAANCSRHTFDRSVFSETIQSEWDLVCSKQYLADLAQTITMLGILFGNMVFGYLSDKFGRKFPLLGAVILQAVSGTIAGFSPWFSLFLVMRFLAALATGGTMVTSFVLTMELIGTEWRTVVGILYQIPFNLGHLLLPAISYFLRDWRYFQTAISLPSLLLVFYYWVMPESPRWLLAGGKKEEAIAVLEKAANYNKLPTKNIRTDVTDYLTHKGNSEQINNRKGKIMDLIRTPIMRMYTIAICFNWLVCGLCFFGVSQFIGQLGGNIFLNVALSAVIQIPSTLFACWATKVWGRRNTLISANVLSGISLILIGFVPDQPTWVKSTLSTAGMFGLALSFPTVYIYSGELFPTMVRNIGVGTSSMCARLGSMVAPFVTSLVTVKPWIPPIIFGVIPLVGALLCFKLPETLDCKLPDTVEEAEMFEIRARQKKMDAVANGTEMVP; via the exons A TGCAAAATGGTACTACCGAGCAACCCCCAACGAAGGAGAAAGACCCGCAGCAGCAAAAGGATGGTGTTCCCCACGTGGACATAGTCCAAAAATCCATCGGAGTGCTGGGAAGGTGGCATATCTGGATATGTCTGGCCATATTTTTAGTCAAATTTCCAGTTGCGTGGCATCAGTTGAGCATAGTTTTCGTAGCTCCGAGAACTGAGTTTGAATGTGCAGATCCCGAGCTGAATAAGTGCGCCGCCAACTGTAGTAGACATACTTTTGACAG ATCAGTTTTTTCCGAAACAATCCAGTCGGAATGGGATTTGGTTTGCAGCAAACAATACTTGGCGGATTTGGCCCAAACTATTACCATGTTGGGGATCTTGTTTGGCAATATGGTTTTCGGCTATTTATCCGACAA ATTTGGGCGAAAATTCCCTTTATTAGGGGCAGTAATTTTGCAAGCGGTTTCCGGAACAATCGCAGGATTTTCTCCATGGTTCTCCCTCTTCCTAGTTATGCGCTTTTTGGCAGCCCTAGCCACCGGTGGGACCATGGTAACCAGTTTCGTGCTGACAATGGAGCTTATTG GCACTGAATGGAGGACAGTAGTGGGAATCCTTTACCAAATACCCTTCAATTTGGGCCATTTGCTCTTGCCGGCAATCTCCTATTTTTTAAGAGATTGGAGGTACTTTCAAACAGCTATCTCCTTGCCATCTCTTTTACTAGTATTTTACTACTGGGTCATGCCTGAGAGTCCCAGATGGCTCTTAGCTG GCGGAAAGAAAGAGGAGGCTATAGCAGTTCTAGAGAAGGCCGCAAATTACAACAAATTGCCGACTAAAAACATCAGAACTGACGTCACAGACTACCTAACTCATAAGGGCAATTCGGAGCAAATCAATAACCGCAAGGGCAAAATCATGGACTTAATCCGAACACCAATTATGAGGATGTACACTATAGCGATCTGCTTTAATTGGCTGGTGTGCGGGCTTTGTTTCTTTGGGGTTTCCCAGTTTATTGGCCAACTTGGAG gaaatatatttttgaacgtGGCCTTATCAGCAGTGATTCAAATTCCGAGCACTTTATTCGCCTGCTGGGCCACCAAAGTTTGGGGCAGGAGAAACACTTTAATTTCTGCAAATGTATTATCTGGCATTTCTTTGATTCTAATCGGGTTTGTGCCTGATCAACCCACATGGGTTAAGTCAACTTTAAGCACTGCGG GCATGTTTGGACTTGCTCTATCCTTCCCCACTGTTTACATTTACTCCGGTGAACTATTCCCGACTATGGTGAGAAACATAGGTGTCGGGACTTCGTCCATGTGCGCTCGATTAGGCTCAATGGTAGCCCCTTTTGTGACCTCTTTGGTGACAGTGAAACCCTGGATCCCCCCGATCATTTTTGGGGTGATTCCGTTAGTTGGAGCACTTTTGTGCTTTAAACTGCCGGAAACTTTGGATTGTAAATTGCCCGACACGGTGGAGGAGGCCGAAATGTTTGAAATTCGAGCCAGGCAGAAGAAAATGGACGCTGTTGCCAACGGAACCGAAATGGTCCCTTAA
- the Coq7 gene encoding 5-demethoxyubiquinone hydroxylase, mitochondrial: protein MTLTHPAVFLNRFITHRTYANKAILDQIIRVDHAGELGADRIYAGQLAILGSTSKGPLINHMWKQEKGHRAMFEELIKRHRVRPTVMSPIWDMAAYMLGAGTALLGDKAAMACTVAVETVIVEHYNDQLRILLEDPEANKELMEVIKKFRDEEQEHHDTGIDHGAEQAPFYQVLTDVIKTGCKGAIAISKII, encoded by the exons ATGACTTTAACCCATCCAGCGgtctttttaaatcgttttataACTCATAGGACTTACGCCAATAAAGCGATTTTAGACCAGATTATACGGGTTGATCATGCCGGAGAACTTGG AGCAGATAGGATCTATGCCGGCCAATTGGCAATTCTGGGGAGCACCTCTAAAGGGCCCCTAATTAACCATATGTGGAAGCAGGAGAAGGGTCATAGAGCCATGTTTGAAGAACTCATTAAAAGGCATCGTGTGCGTCCCACTGTTATGAGTCCCATTTGGGACATGGCTGCCTATATGTTAGGGGCAGGTACAGCACTATTAGGTGATAAAGCTGCAATGGCTTGTACTGTAGCTGTTGAAACTGTAATTGTGGAGCATTATAACGATCAACTAAGAATTCTGTTGGAGGACCCTGAAGCCAATAAAGAATTAATGGAggttattaaaaagtttcggGATGAGGAGCAGGAGCATCATGATACAG gGATTGATCATGGAGCTGAACAGGCCCCATTTTATCAAGTATTGACAGATGTAATTAAAACTGGGTGTAAAGGTGCTATAgccatttcaaaaattatttaa
- the Rheb gene encoding GTP-binding protein Rheb homolog has product MPAPKQRKIAVMGYRSVGKSSLSIQFIEGQFVDSYDPTIENTFTKTVRINSQDYEIKLMDTAGLDEYSLFPSQYVIDVHGYVLVYSITSVKSFNVVKSIYDKLLDITGKVQVPIVLVGNKTDLHLERKVSSSEGKKLADEWNGIFLETSAKENLSVSDVFHLLLSEIEKANGNAGDKSNCSIS; this is encoded by the coding sequence ATGCCTGCCCCGAAACAACGGAAAATTGCTGTCATGGGTTATAGGTCAGTGGGCAAGTCCTCTCTCAGCATCCAATTCATTGAAGGTCAGTTTGTGGATTCTTATGACCCCACAATAGAAAATACCTTCACCAAAACTGTGAGGATCAATTCGCAAGATTACGAAATTAAGCTAATGGATACAGCAGGCTTGGACGAATACTCACTCTTTCCTTCCCAGTATGTGATTGATGTGCATGGCTATGTGTTAGTTTACAGTATAACAAGTGTTAAATCGTTTAATGTAGTGAAGTCAATTTATGACAAATTATTGGACATTACCGGGAAAGTCCAGGTTCCAATAGTTTTAGTGGGGAATAAGACTGATCTTCACCTGGAAAGAAAAGTGTCATCAAGTGAAGGCAAGAAATTGGCAGATGAATGGAATGGCATTTTCCTGGAAACATCAGCCAAAGAGAATTTATCAGTTTCAGATGTGTTTCACTTGCTGCTCAGTGAAATTGAAAAAGCCAATGGTAATGCTGGAGATAAGTCAAATTGTTCAATATCATAA
- the Non3 gene encoding ribosome production factor 2 homolog, which translates to MSVLQRVVKPTTRKGKKVLLKREPQVIEGTKRAILFKGRKTSDKVRSVLKDIYNIKKPDAEMLSRNNDITIFENATPVEAFCKKHDCGLFMLGSHSKKRPDNLVVGRMFNHTLLDMIELNIESYKGLQEFAASKVTLGIKPCLLFNGPQWEQSDELKQLKSIFIDFFHREQVDSVRLQGIEHTISFNITPEGKIYLRSYKVLLKKSGLKTPRVELEEIGPRIDFTLRRFKLPTSDLMKEACKKPAELKVTKKKNISTDGLGSTHGRIHMGKQDINKIQTRKMKGLKKNNQEKVTLKRKAAQTNDNMKRVKRVN; encoded by the exons ATGTCGGTTTTACAACGTGTGGT GAAACCCACCACACGTAAAGGCAAGAAAGTGCTCCTCAAGCGGGAGCCCCAAGTGATTGAGGGCACCAAACGAGCAATTCTGTTTAAGGGCCGTAAAACCTCTGACAAAGTTAGAAGTGTCCTCAAGGACatttacaatataaaaaaaccaGATGCTGAAATGCTATCAAGAAATAATGACATCACAATTTTTGAGAATGCAACTCCTGTAGAGGCTTTTTGTAAAAAGCACGATTGTGGTCTGTTTATGTTAGGAAGCCACAGTAAAAAGCGTCCAGACAACTTAGTAGTTGGTAGAATGTTCAATCATACCCTCCTAGATATGATTGAACTCAATATAGAGAGCTATAAAGGATTACAGGAATTTGCAGCTTCAAAAGTGACCTTAGGGATAAAACCCTGCTTGCTGTTCAATGGACCTCAATGGGAACAATCTGATGAGCTGAAACAactgaaatcaatttttattgacttttttcatAGAGAACAGGTTGATTCAGTGAGACTTCAGGGGATAGAACATACCATTAGCTTTAATATTACTCCAGAAGGTAAAATATATCTCAGGTCTTACAAAGTGTTGCTCAAGAAGAGTGGGTTGAAAACTCCGCGAGTGGAACTCGAAGAAATTG GTCCCAGAATAGACTTCACTCTTAGACGCTTTAAATTGCCAACTTCAGATCTAATGAAGGAGGCCTGCAAGAAACCTGCAGAATTAAAGGTCACTAAAAAGAAGAATATCAGCACTGATGGTCTAGGTAGCACTCATGGACGCATTCATATGGGAAAACAAGACATTAACAAAATTCAAACTCGCAAAATGAAGGGTCTGAAAAAGAATAATCAAGAAAAAGTAACACTCAAAAGAAAGGCAGCTCAAACCAATGATAATATGAAAAGAGTTAAGAGAGTCAATTAG
- the LOC136345752 gene encoding WD and tetratricopeptide repeats protein 1-like, whose translation MEEKIRKSNVRKNIVNLLQHREIRTEGSKYVKRHCQFTDELVKRLGFEYELQGHQGCVNCLQWTPDGRLLASGSDDTQVMIWDPMKHKRVHALSTNHFGNIFSVKFLGTNNSIIATAAGDCKVYVQTIEGEQLLDCSCHKNRVKRLASSPLDPTVFWSAGEDGRVMQYDLREPHDCGSRTANLLVAYRTFTEIKCIAVNPTKPHYLAVGVNDAFVRIYDRRKLKTYPLSQTTDNKFVHPSKTKLKEPKCAQYYAPGHLALDNLNTSSSRYVVTYIAFNSSGSEMLVNMGGEQIYLFDVNRERQINEIRFSKLMDSRRKLGVYKCKCNLDDHTSSYVPDNYDLKKSKKIPTELCPCFYMRRAFHLYRRKWVGDLYGAARDYLFVIERWPNQTKAFVGLIKCLIALEWANEAKSWYEHFCQIVPEFTSQNQAKKLRSAIKTLEEKPREKPSSNSDLMELTKIETEEIQKRLGARDYDLRFVGHCNTTTDIMEANFLGEDGNFICAGSDEGIIFLWERKTQSIVNALVGDVSIVNCLQPHPSTCLIASSGIDSVVKLWSPMPEDGTENIRVVKNIEPVVRANQQRMVMDPFETLLINMGYQMDATFLNMERPFEDFEGSQCNPS comes from the exons ATGGAagagaaaataagaaaatcaaaTGTCCGCAAGAACATTGTGAATCTCTTGCAGCACAGAGAAATCAGGACTGAAGGCTCCAAATACGTGAAGAGACATTGTCAGTTCACTGATGAGTTAGTAAAGCGTCTGGGATTTGAATATGAGCTGCAGGGTCATCAAGGTTGTGTCAATTGCCTGCAATGGACTCCTGATGGGAG GCTTTTAGCGTCAGGGTCTGATGACACTCAGGTGATGATCTGGGACCCCATGAAACATAAGAGGGTTCATGCTTTGTCCACAAATCACTTTGGTAACATATTTTCAGTTAAG TTTTTGGGAACAAATAACAGCATTATTGCAACAGCTGCAGGCGACTGCAAGGTATATGTACAAACCATAGAAGGGGAGCAGCTTTTAGATTGCAGTTGTCATAAAAATCGAGTTAAAAGATTGGCAAGTTCACCCTTGGATCCTACAGTGTTTTGGTCAGCTGGGGAAGATGGAAGGGTTAT gcAGTATGATCTAAGAGAGCCCCATGACTGTGGTTCTAGAACTGCAAATTTACTGGTTGCTTATCGCACCTTCACAGAAATTAAATGTATTGCAGTCAACCCAACGAAACCCCATTATTTAGCTGTAGGAGTAAATGATGCTTTTGTCCGTATTTACGACAGACGCAAACTCAAAACTTACCCTCTATCACAA ACTACTGACAACAAGTTTGTGCACCCTTCAAAAACCAAACTGAAAGAACCAAAGTGTGCCCAATATTATGCGCCTGGTCATTTGGCCCTTGACAATTTGAATACCAGCAGCTCAAGATATGTAGTTACTTACATTGCTTTTAATTCATCGGGATCAGAGATGCTAGTTAATATGGGAGGTGAGCAGATTTATCTATTTGATGTTAATAGGGAGAGGCAGATTAATGAGATCCGGTTTTCGAAACTTATGGACTCAAGGAGGAAATTAGGAGTTTATAAGTGCAAGTGCAATCTA GATGATCATACTAGCAGTTACGTTCCTGATAATTACGACCTTAAGAAGTCCAAAAAAATACCCACTGAATTATGTCCCTGCTTTTACATGAGGCGCGCTTTTCATTTATATAGAAGGAAATG GGTGGGAGATTTGTATGGGGCTGCTAGGGATTATTTGTTTGTTATTGAGAGATGGCCCAATCAAACTAAAGCTTTTGTTGGGTTGATTAAGTGTCTGATCGCCTTGGAATGGGCTAATGAGGCCAAGTCATGGTATGaacatttttgtcaaattgtgCCGGAATTTACCTCTCAAAATCAG GCGAAAAAGCTGCGCTCAGCCATCAAAACCTTGGAGGAAAAACCTAGAGAGAAACCGAGCAGCAATTCCGACCTTATGGAACTGACTAAGATTGAAactgaagaaattcaaaagcGCTTAGGAGCCAGGGATTACGATCTGAGATTTGTGGGGCACTGCAATACCACCACGGACATCATGGAAGCCAATTTCTTGG GGGAAGATGGCAATTTTATTTGCGCCGGATCAGACGAGGGAATCATTTTTTTGTGGGAACGCAAGACCCAATCTATTGTAAATGCCTTAGTCGGTGATGTATCCATAGTCAACTGTCTCCAGCCTCATCCCAGCACGTGTTTGATAGCTTCCAGTGGCATCGATTCGGTGGTTAAGCTGTGGTCCCCTATGCCTGAG GACGGAACTGAGAATATTCGAGTGGTCAAGAACATCGAGCCGGTAGTCCGAGCTAATCAGCAACGCATGGTGATGGACccttttgagactttgttgATTAATATGGGGTATCAGATGGATGCAACTTTCCTTAATATGG AGAGACCCTTTGAAGACTTTGAAGGCTCCCAGTGCAACCCTTCTTAA
- the LOC136345744 gene encoding chaoptin — protein MIFFISLLSLLIRLTSQEFVPCQEISPELRFPCSCALGPLEAALENNPSLSIDCDNIVFPSDAPFLPFGAPVVSYRQRYAGHQVLPSQIFTSSLPLRALDLSHNALRKLTERMLHSVQNTLTELKLGYNLLGDTLNPIFSTNEFRGLKYLNLLDLSGNGIKTIEEGILEGCLNLKELYLDNNDFRVIPSTSLNGPTTLKLLSLRSNNIGSITLDSFSSRTSLETVDLTDNLIATIDSGAFLKMGPIRSLLLSHNRLTKFNSDVFLGAENLSKLDLSENFITEFPTVSLRVFKGLRHLNLSSNLVQTLDNSNLASLASLHQLDLSRNSLTNIVPGTFLGLKQLRKLDISVNSLRTVEDDAFEGLDNLEHLNLKDNNILLIPASALGRLPRLTSLQLDYNRITALSGDILSSIAERIEILLLSTNVVRELPADIFQDFKNLRYLDLRRNWLTVVNAEAFLGLQDSLRHLYLSENRIMTLPDPPIELRGLATLDLSNNHLTELPKSSFQLMPSLTALNLSNNMHLHKVPTILLRNLTKLEVLDMSNCGLQSWSSELLLHSTSLVQIRLSHNNISELPDNSLVNMPNLTSVDLSYNNISTIKQSAFVFVMNIKMLNLKGNLLSSFKGEYFNTGTSLEILDLSENQLSYLFPSSFRIHPRLKQILARKNKLNFFPAEVIANLQFLELIDLSHNELKSIDELDFARLPRLRSLLLSNNKLESLSEMAFHNSTQLQVLDLSHNKLDRLGERTFEGLIRLQVLNVANNNLADLPDNIFERARLQMLDNVVLSRNKFVIPPLKALQRQYFFLDSVDLSHNNIEEIPEEDGIMVNIKKLDFSHNPLSPEAVANILSEPKTVRSLNLAHTGISEISRLETPFLKQLNISFNNISKLSEGVFERTTLLEELDVSHNKISSPKVWKFLRNLRTLNLSNNPIEEISGDAFEELNTLRYLSLHSLEECSKIEKTAFKHAPNLRELSAYGYPKLGYLDINGVLQNMPLLERVMIETKDAAIGKDQLQSMLHPRLKELSITGFRLKSVSSGTLSGIKGPEVLIRLLNTSLTSIPPALFFPVPRSSKTILDVTGNQLTTLSVQLLNTLEDRRGDLKLIGLQSNPIICDCNSRVLRRWLPSHMMTIKCHGPPYLAGKFLGEIGDNELTCDTKKMVLQTTTIQSSSVSTDTTRVQKKTTELDIIWSMPATEKSQPKVKTASSGQSTLNNDDTLIIGIVGGVVAFIAILIIIICIIRLRMSSSQYRGGPVTTGSIVAPGMIGSGSSCACSVKGAPAGSALYAVPPSYAATLPHKMAIHQQGVRVPSTAYSTMGRGPYYQQGNVQPYFIATYPSDDKIYR, from the exons ATGATTTTCTTCATCAGCCTCCTCTCTCTTCTGATACGTCTCACCTCCCAAGAGTTTGTTCCTTGCCAGGAAATCTCCCCAGAGTTGCGCTTCCCTTGCTCGTGTGCCCTCGGTCCACTGGAGGCAGCCCTGGAAAATAATCCGTCTCTCTCCATCGACTGTGACAACATTGTATTTCCCAGTGATGCCCCCTTTCTGCCCTTTGGGGCCCCGGTGGTGTCTTATAGGCAGAGATACGCGGGGCACCAGGTTTTGCCCAGTCAAATATTTACGTCCAGCCTTCCCTTGCGTGCCCTCGATCTGTCTCACAACGCTCTAAGAAAGCTCACTGAAAGGATGCTGCATAGTGTTCAAAACACTTTAACGGAGCTCAAACTGGGCTATAATTTATTGGGGGACACTTTGAACCCCATTTTCTCTACTAACGAATTTAGGgggttgaaatatttgaacttGCTGGATTTGAGCGGGAACGGCATTAAAACGATTGAAGAGGGCATCTTGGAGGGCTGTCTCAATCTGAAG GAATTGTACTTGGATAACAACGACTTCAGGGTGATCCCCAGCACCTCACTGAACGGTCCTACAACGTTAAAGCTGTTATCTCTGCGTAGTAACAATATTG GGTCGATTACACTGGATTCATTCAGCTCTAGGACCAGTCTAGAAACTGTGGACCTAACAGACAATCTAATCGCAACTATCGACAGCGGGGCCTTTCTCAAAATGGGGCCCATAAGATCGCTTCTTTTGTCCCACAATCGTCTGACAAAAttcaatagtgacgtgttttTGGGAGCTGAGAACCTGAGCAAATTGGACCTTTCTGAGAACTTCATAACTGAATTCCCCACAGTCTCTTTAAGGGTCTTCAAAGGCCTGAGACACTTGAACCTCTCCTCAAATCTTGTGCAG ACTCTAGACAATTCAAATCTGGCCTCTCTCGCCTCCCTGCACCAGCTGGATTTGAGCAGAAACAGCCTGACCAACATAGTTCCAGGAACATTTTTGGGCTTAAAGCAATTGAGAAAATTGGACATTAGCGTGAACTCCTTGAGAACCGTGGAGGACGACGCTTTTGAGGGCCTGGACAACTTAGAGCACCTCAACCTCAAGGACAACAACATCCTGCTGATTCCTGCTTCTGCATTGGGGAGACTTCCACGCCTCACTTCCTTGCAATTGGACTACAATCGCATCACTGCCTTATCGGGGGACATACTGAGTTCCATAGCGGAAAGAATTGAGATTCTGCTATTGTCCACTAATGTGGTCCGGGAGTTGCCTGCAGACATTTTCCAAGATTTTAagaatttgagatatttagatTTGCGGAGGAACTGGCTCACTGTCGTTAACGCCGAAGCCTTCCTGGGGCTCCAAGACTCTTTAAGACACCTCTATTTGTCTGAAAATAGAATAATGACTCTGCCAGATCCTCCAATTGAGTTGAGAGGTCTTGCAACCCTCGATCTAAGCAACAACCACCTGACGGAGCTGCCCAAATCGTCGTTCCAGCTGATGCCCTCATTaacagctttgaacctcagtaacaacATGCATCTCCACAAGGTTCCGACCATTTTACTTAGAAACTTGACCAAATTAGAAGTTCTAGATATGAGTAATTGCGGTCTTCAAAGCTGGTCTTCAGAGCTTCTGCTGCACTCAACTTCTTTAGTCCAGATCCGTCTAAGCCACAACAACATTTCAGAACTGCCGGACAATTCGTTAGTGAATATGCCCAACTTGACTTCGGTAGACTTATCTTATAACAACATCAGCACCATCAAGCAATCAGCCTTCGTCTTCGTTATGAACATAAAGATGCTGAACCTTAAAGGAAACTTACTGAGCTCGTTCAAGGGGGAGTACTTCAATACTGGCACCAGTCTGGAAATCCTGGATTTGTCAGAGAATCAGCTGAGCTACCTCTTTCCCTCCTCCTTCAGGATTCATCCCAGACTTAAGCAAATCCTGGCAAGGAAGAATAAGTTAAATTTCTTCCCAGCGGAGGTCATAGCTAATCTGCAATTCTTGGAGCTGATTGACTTGTCCCATAACGAGCTGAAGTCCATTGATGAGTTGGACTTTGCGAGGCTACCCAGGCTTAGATCACTGCTTCTGtcgaataataaattagagaGTTTGAGCGAAATGGCGTTTCACAACAGCACTCAACTGCAAGTGCTGGATTTGAGTCACAACAAGCTGGATAGGCTAGGTGAGAGGACTTTTGAGGGGTTGATCAGGCTACAAGTTTTGAACGTGGCAAACAACAATTTGGCCGATTTGCCCGATAACATCTTCGAGCGAGCGAGACTTCAAATGCTCGACAATGTAGTTTTGTCCAGGAATAAGTTCGTCATTCCACCTCTCAAAGCCTTGCAGCGGCAGTACTTCTTCTTGGATTCGGTGGATTTATCCCATAACAACATCGAAGAGATCCCCGAGGAGGACGGGATCATGGTCAACATCAAAAAGCTGGATTTCTCTCATAACCCCTTATCGCCCGAAGCTGTTGCCAATATTTTGAGCGAACCGAAGACTGTGAGAAGCCTAAACCTAGCCCACACCGGAATATCGGAAATCTCCAGGTTGGAAACGCCCTTCTTGAAGCAGCTGAACATATCATTCAACAACATCTCAAAGCTCTCCGAAGGCGTTTTCGAACGGACCACTTTGCTGGAGGAGTTGGACGTGTCGCATAACAAAATAAGCAGCCCTAAAGTGTGGAAGTTTTTGAGGAATCTGCGAACGCTGAACTTGTCTAACAATCCCATTGAGGAGATTTCTGGAGACGCGTTCGAAGAGTTGAACACTTTAAG GTACTTGAGCCTGCACTCACTCGAAGAGTGTTCAAAAATCGAGAAAACTGCCTTTAAGCATGCCCCCAATCTCCGGGAACTAAGCGCCTACGGTTATCCTAAATTGGGCTACCTGGACATAAACGGAGTTCTGCAAAATATGCCCTTGCTGGAGAGGGTGATGATCGAAACCAAAGATGCCGCCATAGGCAAGGACCAATTGCAGTCAATGCTGCATCCCAGATTGAAGGAGCTGAGCATCACTGGATTCAGGCTGAAAAGCGTGTCTTCAGGCACTTTATCTGGAATCAAGG GGCCAGAAGTACTAATTCGCCTACTAAACACCTCCTTGACCTCAATCCCCCCAGCCCTATTTTTTCCCGTTCCAAGGTCGTCCAAAACCATACTGGACGTCACAGGCAATCAACTGACCACTTTGAGCGTGCAATTGCTAAATACTCTAGAAGACCGAAGGGGGGACTTAAAGCTTATAGGACTTCAGTCGAATCCTATTATTTGCGACTGCAATTCCAGGGTCTTGAGGAGATGGCTGCCCTCTCATATGATGACGATAAAGTGCCACGGCCCTCCCTATTTAGCAGGGAAATTCCTGGGGGAAATTGGGGACAATGAATTGACTTGCGACACTAAGAAAATGGTCCTGCAGACCACCACCATACAGAGCAGCAGCGTCTCCACCGACACTACGAGGGTACAAAAAAAGACCACTGAACTGGATATAATATGGTCAATGCCTGCAACGGAAAAGTCCCAACCGAAGGTCAAGACCGCTTCCAGCGGTCAGTCCACTTTAAACAACGATGATACCCTGATTATTGGAATTGTGGGAGGAGTGGTGGCATTTATCGCCATTCTCATCATTATAATTTGCATTATAAG ATTAAGGATGAGTAGTTCTCAATACAGGGGCGGGCCAGTGACCACAGGGTCCATAGTAGCACCGGGCATGATCGGCTCAGGTAGTAGCTGCGCATGTAGCGTGAAAGGGGCACCCGCAGGGTCTGCGCTATACGCCGTTCCACCTAGTTATGCGGCTACTTTACCTCACAAAATGGCCATACATCAGCAGG GTGTTCGTGTGCCCAGTACGGCCTACTCGACCATGGGCAGAGGGCCCTATTACCAGCAAGGCAACGTGCAGCCCTATTTCATAGCCACTTACCCATCGGACGATAAAATATATCGATAG